TGCGCGTGCTATTGGAAAATGAGCAGGTATGCCTGCGCATCACATAACCGTGCAGATGGTGTGCATTCCGGGAACAGAGACCTTGACTTTTTTCAGAGCCGTGGTACCGTTCATAAGGGAAGAGTTTTTATATTTTGATGATTGACACAGCGATGGTTAACAGAAAGGATTATTCTATGGTCGTTGCAACCCGTCGCTTTGAATTTTCGGCAGCTCATCGCTACTGGCGCGATGATTGGAGTGCGGAAGAAAATGAGCGCGTCTTCGGGCCGTACACCAGCCCATACGGTCATGGGCATAACTATACACTCGATGTCAGCATTACCGGTGAGCTTGACGAGCGCACCGGGATGGTGATGAATATGACCGAACTGAAGGCTATCGTGAATGAGGTGCTCGAAGAGTTTGACCACAAGCACCTCAATTACGATACACCTTACTTTCGCGATCAAGTGCCCACGACCGAGAATCTGGTGCGCGTACTCTGGCGTTTAATTGCAGCCCGCCTGCCTGCCCATGCGCGCCTGAAGCATCTCCGCCTCTATGAACAGCCCGATCTGTGGGCCGAATACGATGGTGTTGGTGAGACCCAATTTGCTCGCCTGTACACCTTCGCCGCTGCCCATCGTCTGCATGCACCAGCCTTGAGTGATGAGGAGAATCTGGCTATTTATGGCAAATGCAATAATCCTAATGGTCACGGTCACAACTATACGCTAGAGGTTACGGTACAGGGGCCGATTGATCCGGCAACCGGTATGCTGGTCGATCTGGAGTGGCTTGACCGCACGGTACACTCGGTCATCGACCGATTGCATCTGCGCCACCTGGATCGTGAGATTCCGGCTTTTGCCGACCGCCCATCGACCGCTGAGAATATCATCGTTTACCTCTGGAATGAACTTGCGCCGCTCCTTGAAGGTCGCCTGGCGCTCTTGCGCTTGTGGGAGACCCGCAAGAACATCTTTAGCTATGCCGGTCCGTCGGTCATTCCCGCCTGATGGCACGTAATCCTGTGTTTCGTCGCCGAACGCGCACGTCGCGTTGTTCGTGCCTGTAATGGAGAACACATCTATGTCTAGTAATGGTAACGGCTATCACCACCCAACTCCTGAGCTTGATGAGGAGCACTACGAGAGTTTGATCATCCCCGGTCGAGGGAAACTTGAAGGTATGTCATTTAACGCCGATCCTCGGATTGAGGAGGCGGTACGGACAATTCTGGCTGCTATTGGTGAGGTTCCGGATCGCGAAGGGTTGCAGAAGACACCGTCACGAGTGGCCAAGATGTATGCCGAACTGACGGCAGGTTACCACATTGATCCGCAGGCGTTGATCAACGGTGCTGTCTTCAGCGTGGCCTACGATGAGATGGTATTGGTCACCAACATCGACTACTACAGTCTCTGTGAACACCACATGCTGCCATTCTTTGGTCAGGTTCACGTGGCCTATATCCCCAATGGCAAAGTTGTCGGTCTAAGTAAGATACCACGCATCGTTGAGATGTTTGCCCGGCGCTTGCAAGTGCAGGAACGGATGACGGTGCAGATCGCAGACTTCATCAATGCCACCCTTGAACCTGCCGGTGTCGCAGTCGTGGCCGAAGGCATTCACATGTGTGGCGTCATGCGCGGTGTCAAGAAGGCCAATGCCCGCATGGTAACCTCGGCAATGCGGGGCGTGTTCCGCGAAGACCCCAAGACGAGGGCCGAGTTTATGGCGCATATTAACCGGGTGAATAATCGTCAGGAATGAGTCTTTCGCACGCACCTGCACACGACAGCTATTTGCGCTTATCTGCCAGCGCCATGTCCGGGAACCCGGCAGTGTAGCCGATAGGCGATAACAACGTTGAGTCTGCTGTTTCAGCGAAACAGTCTCTTCGCTAGCCTGAAGCGCAAGTGGCTGTCGTCTATTGCAACAGGACAAGAGAATATGCGTACCATTCTGATTACCGGTGCTTCACGCGGTATCGGTGCAGCTACAGCACTTGCATTGGCCGGGCCTGACACTCGTTTAACGCTGGCGGCGCGTGATCGTACTGCCCTCGAAGCGGTTGCCCGACAGGCTACTGCGGCTGGTGCCCAATGCCTTGTCGTACCGTGTGATGTCACCGATCCAGCCCAGGTTGCCCCAACCGTTGCTCAGGCTGCTGGAGAAGGGACACTTGATGTTGTGGTGCATAGTGTTGGTGGGGCTTTGGTAGCACCGCTGGCCGACATTGAACTTCCCGCCTGGGAAGAACACATGCGGACTCAGCTCACCAGTCTCTTCCTGGTTGCGAAAGCGACTACAGCCCGCATGGATCGCGGTAGCCTATTCATCAATATTGCCTCAGTTGCCGCTCGCCAGGCATTCCCAGGCTGGTCGGCATATGTAGCCGCTAAACACGGCGCACTTGGCTTTATGGCTGCCATCCGTGAAGAGCTGCGCCCACGCGGTATTCGTGTCTGTTCGATCCTACCCGCCGCCACCGATACCGCGATTTGGGATGCCATACCCGGTGACTGGTCGCGTACCAATATGCTACAACCGGGCGATGTTGCTGCGGTCATTGCCGCCCTTGTTGCACTTCCACCATACGCGACGGTTGAGGATTTGACGATTGGTCATGTCGCAGGGCGATTGTGAGGTGTGGCTGTTTTGTCGAAAAGTTGGGTGATGGTGTATGGGCCGGCATGGCCCACACACCCGATCTGATGCGCAACCAGTGCGGAAGTTGTACTTCCGCACTCCAGCCCATGTGGTAGAGGTATCTCAACGCGCCGAAAGGTTCTCTTCCGTTTCGTACTCACTGCCCGGATGAGATGCCTTCATTCTCCTGTTGTTCACCTTCTTGCTATCCGTTATTGCGCCAACATCTTCTCGCAGCTCAACCCGTTGCGATCTTGACAAACCTCAGCTCTTCGACTAGAATCGAAGAGGTACATCGCCAATGTAGCTCAGTCGGTAGAGCAGCTGTTTCGTAAACAGCCGGTCGCCGGTTCGAGTCCGGCCATTGGCTCCACCCGTTTTGCCATTGCGTTGCGGAGACCCATGATGATGCCAGGCATCACATGGGTCTCAGGCTTTTTTGATCTGACGAACTGGTCTATGGTAATATATACAGGCTGACAACTCACATATCTGCCAGGGTTTGAACAGATACGGGATGGCAATAGCGGTTCTTCGCGAATCCTGAAATGAGTGATGTTCTGAGAGTCTATCCGAAACACCGTATCAGAACAGGTAACAGCAACAAACCGGCTTACCCATTGCATCGACCCTGGCAAGGCTTGTGCGGATAGACGCTCAGAGAGCATCCGCTGCTGGATTTTCCACATTCCCTACCATTGAAATGATTTCACAATGGACTGGATTCGTATTCGCGGTGCGCGTACCCATAATTTAAAGCAGATCGATCTCGATATCCCTCGCGGTAAGCTTGTGGCTATTACCGGTGTTTCTGGTTCAGGAAAAAGCTCTCTGGCATTCGACACCATCTTTGCTGAAGGACAGCGTCGGTATGTCGAAAGCCTGTCAGTGTATGCACGTCAGTTACTCGGCCAGATCGAAAAGCCCGATGTCGATCTGATCGAGGGCCTATCGCCGGCAATTGCCATCGATCAAAAGGGAAGTGCCCGCAATCCACGCTCGACTGTTGGCACCGTCACCGAAATCTACGACTTTTTGCGCCTTCTGTTTGCCCGTATTGGTCAACCGCACTGTCCTCAGTGCCGTTCTCCTTTGCGTCGCTACACACCACAACAAATGGTTGACGTGATAGTCAATCTGCCGGTTGGGCGGCGCGTGTTGTTACTGGCACCGCTTACCGGCGAGAGCGAGAGCGTATTGAGCGAGATTCGCCGTCGTGGTTTTGTGCGCGCCCGTATCGACGGGACTGTCTACGATCTCGATGAACCGGTTCGTCTCGAAAAATACCAGCCACACACCATTGAGGCAATTGTTGATCGTCTCATCATTCGTCAGACCACCGATGGTACTCCGGCACTGGATCGGGTTCGTGTTGCCGACTCGGTAGAAACCGCGCTGAAACTGAGCGGCGGTCAGCTCATCGTACAGGTCATCGACGGCGATGAGTATCTCCTTAGCGAACGCTATACCTGTCCGCAACACGGCCCGCTCGACCTTGGTCAACTCGAACCACGCGACTTCTCATTCAACAGTCCCCAGGGTTCCTGTCCTACGTGTACCGGTCTTGGAATTGTGCCGGAATTTGATCCGGCACTGGTCATACCCGACCGCAGTCTGCCTCTTCTCGAAGCAATTGCACCGTGGCGAGAGGGTGATGCGAATAGTCAGCGCTACTATCGCGATATGGTTCGCTCATTCGCCAACCATTTCGGCATTGATCCGACAGCGCCGGTCAGCTCGCTATCTCCCGAATGTCTGAGCGCCCTGTTGTACGGTACCGGTGGTGAGCCAATCACGTTGCACTATCACGTGAATGGTCAGCCTCGCAGTTTAGAAGCCGAGTTTGAAGGGGTCATTCCCAATCTCCGGCGGCGATTGGCCGGCCAGGGTGCTGACGGAGATTCATCGGTGTTAGAACAGTACACCACACCTCG
This genomic window from Chloroflexus aurantiacus J-10-fl contains:
- a CDS encoding SDR family NAD(P)-dependent oxidoreductase, translated to MRTILITGASRGIGAATALALAGPDTRLTLAARDRTALEAVARQATAAGAQCLVVPCDVTDPAQVAPTVAQAAGEGTLDVVVHSVGGALVAPLADIELPAWEEHMRTQLTSLFLVAKATTARMDRGSLFINIASVAARQAFPGWSAYVAAKHGALGFMAAIREELRPRGIRVCSILPAATDTAIWDAIPGDWSRTNMLQPGDVAAVIAALVALPPYATVEDLTIGHVAGRL
- a CDS encoding 6-carboxytetrahydropterin synthase, with the translated sequence MVVATRRFEFSAAHRYWRDDWSAEENERVFGPYTSPYGHGHNYTLDVSITGELDERTGMVMNMTELKAIVNEVLEEFDHKHLNYDTPYFRDQVPTTENLVRVLWRLIAARLPAHARLKHLRLYEQPDLWAEYDGVGETQFARLYTFAAAHRLHAPALSDEENLAIYGKCNNPNGHGHNYTLEVTVQGPIDPATGMLVDLEWLDRTVHSVIDRLHLRHLDREIPAFADRPSTAENIIVYLWNELAPLLEGRLALLRLWETRKNIFSYAGPSVIPA
- the folE gene encoding GTP cyclohydrolase I FolE, with amino-acid sequence MSSNGNGYHHPTPELDEEHYESLIIPGRGKLEGMSFNADPRIEEAVRTILAAIGEVPDREGLQKTPSRVAKMYAELTAGYHIDPQALINGAVFSVAYDEMVLVTNIDYYSLCEHHMLPFFGQVHVAYIPNGKVVGLSKIPRIVEMFARRLQVQERMTVQIADFINATLEPAGVAVVAEGIHMCGVMRGVKKANARMVTSAMRGVFREDPKTRAEFMAHINRVNNRQE